Part of the Quercus robur chromosome 5, dhQueRobu3.1, whole genome shotgun sequence genome, TTTATTTAGGACTTTAGCTCTGGTGATCCAACAACTCCTGGTAGTCCAGATGACATGTTCCTCAAGGATGTAAATCCCTGCTTAACGCCCTATTGCGCCAAGTCAAAATCCAAAGTAAGCACGCAATACTAGATTCCATTTCTTTATACTGTCAATATAATCTAAGAGCACCTTTATGAGACTCAAATTTATTGTCATTATTTTGCAGGAATTTGAGGCAACGGGCTATGATTCTCCAGATGATGAATTCCTATTTGAAAACAATATGGAGATCGGATTTAACTCACGAGTGAGGAAGATGTCCAAAAGTTCTGATTGTTGCCAAAATGCCAATACAGGGAGCACAATGGCCAGAGCAGCTCGTAGATCAGATGAAACCAAATGCACATATGGAAAGCAAATGCACCATAAACTTTTCTAGATAATGTCAATCCCCCTTTTTTGTTAAGCATTGATCTCATCTCTAGTTCTTTTCCTACCTGTATCAGTGTATTGACTGTAATTTTGGTCGGTATTAAATACATCATTTCATATATTGTTAGAAAATTAAGCCTAAATGATGTTAATCTATTTGAGCAGTACATTGCGCCCCCCCCCTCTTTTCAAATAGCAGACTATGTATGTTCTTAAACATAAGAGGTTCCAGTTCTATTCCCAGTTGTAAATGGTGTATTTAAAAAGCCTGTCAATAAAAGATGAGTGGAGTATAAGTTTGTTATTTTGTGAGACATTGtgattttgaaacattttttacAAGTCTAAATTCTTAAGCAGAAAGATGTTATGGCTGTGAGAATTTTTGTTAACAAATAACCGAACAGAAATGGGGAGCATGGTTGCTTATTAACATAGCATAGATATATTCTACATATCTATAGCCCACAACTCAGATGACTTTGATCCCTCATTTACTTGGGCTTAACGTGGCCCTCGTTTTGTCCTTAAAAAGGGTTTTGTGGTTTGTCTTGTTATATTTGTCCGAGAGTATGGGCCTTCAAGGCCCACTGTGtagcatgtaaaaaaaaaaaaaaaaaaaaaaagccatgaacatttttttttgtttgaacaaATTTGAggtttgtaattaatttttgtgttgttgaATCACCTAAAGTTATAttaggtttgtttgtttttgttttttgttttttttttgactgaatgAAAAAGAGGGTCTCTGGTGTGAGCTCATCGACCCCACGTCACGTGATGACAATGGATAATACCACGTGTACCACATGAGCCTTGCTGAGGCTATCGCTCGAATTGCTCCTCTCTGGGTGCAGAACAAGGACTCCTATCATCAAGCCACACTCCCATGTGGTGCTTATGATGAATAGTTGGTAACTACAAAAAACAATAGCAAATTTGGATAAAACCACCTAAGTTTTATCTGTAAATATTTATAATGCTTTTGAAGCCAAATGACTCAAAATTTATTCCATGAAGTTATCCTATGTTATGTTTACTTGGTTTTGATcaactcaatatatttttagacCTTTTTTGCACACATATAAAAAAGGTCGTAACTAGTGTACAGAATTCTCATTCTGGTTTAGAAAAGATGATTggtattctaattttttttttttttttgcagatttctgtttagttttaaaaatgatttgtgCTTTAATCAAGGACACACCCACACAAGGGCCCAAGGAGGCCTTGCCCCCCTGAGttgcataatttttctttttcttattttctttgtaaatatATGAAGGCATAATTCGAATTGGACCCGAGAAAGGAGGGTTGGGTTTGTTTAAGATAGCTGAGTGGAGGAAAGATCCTTTTTCAGgtttatttggaattttttttgcatacaGCTCTATTTGGGCAGCTTAAACTCCTATATATCTTCTTAAATGTAGATCTATGCGACTCTATGGTAGGTGGCTATTTTAACTAATTGCTCATGGAATTGGAGAAAAATCCTTTAACCAAGGGTTGTGGGCTAGTCCTCACTATCAAAACATGTCGTAGGAAATAGGGAAAATTTTGTTGCACAGCATGATTCTTAACTATAGTGGTCCCTTGCCGCAAAAATATGGTAATAGGGTGATGCATGACACAAGTTGCTGCTTTGACAGTTTGTCTAAGTTTATAGTTAATGGTCTTTGGATGTGGCCTACTGACAAGTCAGAAAGCTTTGAACAAAATCAAAGTAAACTTTGTGAAGTGCAAATTGATGGTGAGGATAGAGAAGATTGGGTGTTTGCTgcaaataaatcatataattgCAGGGATACGCAGTGTGCAGTTAGAGATGTGAAGCCTATAGAGTTCCTTGGTGACAGCTGATTTGGTTTTCTAAAAGCATCCCTACTAAAAGGATGCCTTCATTGCTTGGTTAGCTTTTCAGCATAAGCTTACAACCCAAGATAGTCTGGTTTCTTGGGGGTACAAAGGATACTTCTATGCTCTTTTGCAATGGAAGAATCGAATCCAGAGATCATCTTTATTTTGATTGTCCCATCTCTAAAATGATTTGGATGCAGATTCTGACTAGGGTCAGGCAGGTTGGGTCATGGAGTGAGGAAGTTGATTAGGCTCTGAAGAAACTGAAAGGGAAGAGTTTTCAGAAGACCATATGCAAACTAGCTCTTGATGCTACCATGTAGTTTCACATTCGACTTCATCATAATACTAGAAAGGCAGAAATGGAGCAGGTTCTTGCTACTATGTCTGATGTTAGGTATTGTTTATTTTGGTCTAGGAATGTTAAGAAATTCGATTCTAAAAAGGCTTCCTGTTTCTCTTACTTTCCGTTTTGTTGATAGATCTACAGTGGTCTAGCTGCTGTTGCTTGTTTAGCGTTGGCTGTTAAGGGCAGCTGGTTGCTGCTTCTTGTTCTGTTTATCATCCttcatcaaatttaaaaaaaaaaaaaaaaaaaaaaaaaaaaaaaaaaaaaaaaaaaaaaatcctggaaTGGAAACAATATAAAATGAACTGGACAACGATACTGCTTAATTATTGCAAACTGGGAAGCAAAGATGTTCTAACTTCACTACATGATACATTGATGTCTTTGAAGACGTCCATATTACACCAAACTTCCTTCTGCTCTTGCTCAGGCCATCCCACCGCTTGTAGCTGTCCTTATTATCTGAAAGAGGGCTGCCAACAAAAAGATCAGGGGAAATCAAGTGATCAATTgcgtgttaaaaaaaaaagggcaactTAATCACCTAAGAAAATCTAATGTCTATGTATATTAACAATGATACTATTCACCAATTCAGTAACTATAGGTCCAAAAATAAACGTCCCCCCAATCAATTTTATAGTCTTATCCCACCGGCATGCATCAAGGAATTTAGAAtaagcaaaattaaaaactggCACCCCTATATGCTACCAAATATCATGTTCTTGACCTGTAAAGTTGCAACAAGCAGATACTATCAATGTGAATGATAAACATTACAGTGCACATATTTTTAGCATGCTCCAAGAGCTACATTAATGTTACTCAAACCCACACATCATAAATTAGTTCTATAGCCCACATCCCTGTCAGAATTACAAGAGAAAAGCAGTAACCACTAGATTCAGAATTACAAGAGAAAAGAAGTAACCACTAGATGAAGTCCACAATGTTACACAATAGCATGTTTATTGGACAcatattttcatctttttagcAAGTTCATGCAACAACTTTATGTCACAGTAGACttaaaaaagagtaaaagacTCTGCCAAGATATAGTAAATATAAAACATGTGGAAAATTGAATAAGAGCCCCTTCACCCCCAATCTTCCCAAAAGGCTATTAAAGAGCATTAATAGTACGTCAACAATAAGAAGTTAGAAAGGCCATACATGATCCAATGACAACAAAGACAAAGAAACCAAGAACGATAGGCCCAACTGGGTAGTCATTTCCCTTCTTTGAAGTGGTTTCAGGCACTAATCCCCTCTTTGTGATGTTCTTCTGAAACTTTGCCACTTTCCTCTCAGAAAGGCGCTTTGAGGTAGTCTGTCAAATCCATAAAACAACCAATACACGTTTCCATAAGAACTATGAACCACTGAAATTAACAAACATCTAAACTCCTGTAATCATTCTGCTTATACCAAAATGCAAATTacctccaaaaaagaaaaataaaaaacatcacaCAAAGAAACAATCATTTTGCATTCAACCTAACAGCCAAACCTTACTACCAAAAAATTTGAGGTCAGCACCGAATCCTATGCAGACTAATCAGGGATAGTCACAGTATTCTATTTGGCATTCAACCCATATACGA contains:
- the LOC126726916 gene encoding uncharacterized protein LOC126726916, whose protein sequence is MTTSKRLSERKVAKFQKNITKRGLVPETTSKKGNDYPVGPIVLGFFVFVVIGSSLFQIIRTATSGGMA